The window TATCAGTCGTAAGGTCGAGTCTAGGATCACAATTGCTGTTAAAATTCGGTTGTGGGTACGGAGGTACCTCCGAGTATTCATAAGTAGCAGGGTAAACAGTGTCCAACCAACCGTTCATGTTGCGACGTGACCTTTGGTTGCGCAGGATTAGAATGCTGGATTTTCAGTGATTCCGTATCATTGGTTTTGTATCCATCGGGTGAGCCTTGTCAATTTCAGTCCTTGTAGTTAGtgtcttcctttttctcaAGTCTCAGTATCGATTCCGGTTTTTCATCCAAGGGCTTTCTATCTAGTCGCAAAATGAATTAATGGCATTTTTTATTAGAATTGTTGTAGTGTTTTAACCTGTTCACAGAGAAAGcgaaacacagaaaaaaaaatattagatttCTGGAGCCAAGAACTGTCGACACACTAAAGTCGAGATATCACTAGATCTCGACTTGCTAGTGTCGTGGAGTATCCGACGTTTATTAATTAACAGCGGTCAAAAGCATCAAAAGCAAATTTTAAACTGAAATACCTAATTATAATAAATTTGCGTTTATTAGTTAAGAAAAAACTGACTTGgatgaaaaataacaacagaGGACTATGGCTACAGCACAAATGTTGCTGAAATTCATAATCAACCCGTCATTTAGTCGGATTGATTAAGCAGGAGACACAATCTTAGACGGTGAAATAACAGTTGACGAATGTACACGTTCCCTTTTCCtgtttaaaatttgattttcgacTAAAGTCACTTGTTCTAGCATTTCAGCTAAGTCGACGTTTGCATCTATCTCCAAGACCGGTGCAGGAACAGGATGAGAAATTTTGTCGTGAAGCCTAATAATATAGTCAAATAATGAAAAGACATctacaaacaaaaagcatTACGATGAACAATTACCATTTTTCGTGGATTTCATGCAGGTCTACGATGTAACTTAACGGaacagttttttcttctttacgtGCACGTTGTAGAATTCTTTTGTGAACAACTTCAGGATCCGTTCTTAGATACACTACAAaatgtgaaataaaataaagttattttgtttggaaatagaaattttagaatttttacCAATGAGATCAACTCCAACATCAATGTTTGTGGTTATCCATTTAAACCATTCAGAAATGACAGAATACTCAGCAGGTTCCATCAATTTGCTTTGATGCAAATTTTCCACAAAGCAATAGCGTCCACTGTATATAGATCTTTCCATCAACTTTACCTTTGATGATGTTTCTTTGGTGTGGTGATCAAGCATAGTTAGTTGAACGTGAGTCTGAAAAGTGAGACACCAACGAGATGGATCGTCATAAAGTAATCCCTAGGTAAAAATGTGAAACAATAAGATACCAGGTATAACGAAGAGAAATGTAGTACATTTAAAACAACATACCAAGAGATTGTGTCCTTGTACATCTCTCCATTTTTCAACAGGCTCTTGCAGTACCTCCACATCAGTGAACTTGCTAAAATAATTGAGAAGTGTAGTCTTGCCACTTCCAATGTTTCCTTCCACCACTACTGTAAATGGTTTGCATTGTTTGtccatgtttttaaaaagagggATGGTACCGCCTGAAACTTGGCCCGGTCGCGATTCTAAAATACGAATGATGTATGAGGTGGTCGTTTTAACTGCTCTTAGCCTTTGTAATCGCTGATGGTGATATCATGAAACTTCGCGCCAAAACATAATTGACCGCAGTGCCGATTTGGCGCTCCCATTTCAATAAAagcatattttaaaaaatcaataaccTTACCTGATCTGGAAGCTTCGCGAGCATTTCTCATCCAAAAAACTAATTGACTCCATCTTTGTGCAACTCGATTAGTCATGATTCTGTGAAAGTTGAACAAATCTGGATCGGTTCATTGGAAAGATTTAATTGGGCGTGAACTGGAAAAGGGTTGCATGCAACACCCacggaaaagaaacaaaaacgaaaagcagACGACCGACTTATTGACAGCTTACCTAAGCCATCTAACGGTCGTTGagaataacaataaattcCCAAACAGTAGGTGTCGGCTATAAAAGCAGTCTGTCAGGGAGAATTTGCTAGAAAAGAATAAGATTATGGGGATTGCAAGGTTTGctaatttaattaattagaAGTTTGAAAACGAAGATGGAAGGAGTTCCTAAATTGTATATGCTACGTACTGCGCTAAAGACATCGCCGGAAAAAACGGATTTCAGTCGAAAAATCAAATGGGTATGTCTTTGTCATCCACTTGATCTTTGATTTGATAATTGTTTATGATTCATCGTCTAGCAAATTCGTGAACATTTTAACGAAGACCCCAGCAGCTATGCCAATGAAACCGGAGAACTGGAAACTCTTCGAGCTGCAGCCTGCCATCCACCCCAGGATTTTACTGGCTGTGCATTATTAAAGAAATATTACtgtcaattgaattttctACAGAATCGGTTTACATTCAACGAAGCTGGCCGTGATGAAGTCTATTTTACTTGgtgaataaaatttaaaaaataaaacaatttttatgtATATTTTTGGATACATGTGCCATATTCATAATTCATGGGTTTGTTTCAGGAATGATATGTATACTGGAATGGCTTACTCCACCACTGACATCAAGCATGAGATGGCTTGTGTGCTTTTTAATATTGGAGCTCTACACATGAATTTGGGTGCCATGGATAGCCGTCAAACAGCAGATGGAATGAAAATGAGCTGTTCTCATTTTCAATGTGCTGCATGGGCTTTCCAACAGCTGAATGAAAAATACCCTCAACCAAGAGAAACTGACCTTTGCCATGAACTTGTCAAGTTTTTGAGCACAGTTTCTCTTGCTCAAGCCCAGGAGTGCATTCTAGAAAAAAGCATCATTGATGGGCGCAAGCCAGGAATTGTGGCCAAAGTAATTGAAAAATccattcatttatttattagtattattattattttttaaaatggaaataccaatttttatttgttttcttgacCAGGTGGCAGCCCAAATAGTTGAGTACTACAAGTTAGCTGTGAAGGTTTTAGATCAGGGAGATAACCATCCAGATGGTAATGCCCTTGTCGAAGTTGCCGGTGTTAAGGCGTACAATACTTGGAAAAAGTACGCTGAATTTAAAATGGCGTTCCACCAGTGTGTGGCTCTGCTATACATGGGCATTCACAGTGAAGAGATGCAAAAGATGGGTGAAAGGCTAGCTTACTTCCAAGTATTAAAAGAATGATGttacaaaatttaaaaggtagtttaatttaaaatcatttaattttgttttcaggcGGCAATGGACAAGTTGGCAGAAGCAACCAAAAAGGCCAAgaaactagaaaacaaaacggaaaGCGTCAATGATACCATTTCTTTTGTCCATGATGTAGTTGGCGGCAAACTCAAGGCAGCCGAGAAGGAGAACGAATTCGTTTACCACGAAAAGGTCCCTGACCGGGCCTCATTACCCGATATCAAAGGCGCGTCGCTCGTAAAGGGCACGCCGTTTGATATTCAAGATCCTGAAATCGCGGGCCAAGATATTTTCCATCGACTCGTACCGATGGAAGCCCATGAAGCGTCCTCACTCTACAGGTTTTGGAGAAGCACCtttcacataaaaaaaaaaactaaattcaaCTCTCGctttaactttaaaaatatttcagtGAGGAGAAGGCGAAGCTGTTGCGTCGAGTCGGCGGAAATGTCGAGGAAAAAGATCAAGAATTAGATCTATTTTTGACGTCATTACAGGTTTGTCATTAATTAACATCTATACagaccttgaaaaaaaaaacttaacccTTCAAATGCAGGTAGATCAGCTACGAGTGCACTTGGAACCCTCGGGCTTACCTCAGGAACTCGTTGACATTTGCGCTCGGTTTAGTGTCGAATCGAAGGATGTAGTTCAAAGTCTGATTGAGGCAATGGGTGAGCTCTCGTCTGTCTACACTGATGTAGAGTCTTCGCTGGCCGAAGTTCAAAATCTCCTGAGCGAAGAacaagagaatgaaagaatttATCATGGTCAAGGCAAAAGGCCGCCTTCTATGATTCTGAAAGAACTTTCTCTGGAAGCTGGACGCTTTGCCGAAGCCCACGGGAAAGCTGCTGATTCCAACAATCTTCTACATAAAGCCATCAATTCGCATCTAGGAAATCTACGAATGCTAAACCTACCATTGTCTGAAATTGAGGCTCAATTACCCAATATTCGAGTATTGGAATCTAGCAAAGATCAAGCAGCTATCAATGAGTTACATCGGCTTCTGGACAAAGTAGAAGAAATGCGCAAACAGCGCCAGATGCTTTACAGCCAGCTACGGGAGGCTCTTAAAGCTGATGACATCACCAAACTGGCCACGCATCAAGTAGATCTAGA of the Daphnia carinata strain CSIRO-1 chromosome 10, CSIRO_AGI_Dcar_HiC_V3, whole genome shotgun sequence genome contains:
- the LOC130701449 gene encoding deoxynucleoside kinase-like, coding for MTNRVAQRWSQLVFWMRNAREASRSESRPGQVSGGTIPLFKNMDKQCKPFTVVVEGNIGSGKTTLLNYFSKFTDVEVLQEPVEKWRDVQGHNLLGLLYDDPSRWCLTFQTHVQLTMLDHHTKETSSKVKLMERSIYSGRYCFVENLHQSKLMEPAEYSVISEWFKWITTNIDVGVDLIVYLRTDPEVVHKRILQRARKEEKTVPLSYIVDLHEIHEKWLHDKISHPVPAPVLEIDANVDLAEMLEQVTLVENQILNRKRERVHSSTVISPSKIVSPA